One genomic region from Drosophila busckii strain San Diego stock center, stock number 13000-0081.31 chromosome 3R, ASM1175060v1, whole genome shotgun sequence encodes:
- the LOC108604619 gene encoding glutamate receptor ionotropic, kainate 2 isoform X2 — translation MPDLEKIFQLAIEKANEANEELKLHGVAVAIEPDNAFETSKKLCKMLRQNLVAVLGPSTNKAGRHALSVCDAKELPFLDTRWDFGAQLPTINLHPHPAQLGVALKDLVTALGWESFTIVYESAEYLVTVNELLRMYGTAGPTITLRRYDLDLNGNYRNVLRRIRNAEDDSFVVVGSLETLPELFKQAQQVGLLTSDYRYIIANLDWHTMDLEPYQHADVNITGLRLVSPESEQVLEVAKALYESEEPFQNVSCPLTSSMALVYDGIQLLAETYKHVNFRPVPLSCGDDSSWDKGYTLVNYMKSLTLNGLTGAIHFDYEGLRTDFQLEVIELGVSGMLKVGEWSSEGGFEMKRPPLMHTLEPDMRSLMNKSFIVVTAISEPYGMLKETPEKLEGNAQFEGFGIELIDELSKKLGFSYTFYLQPDNKYGGIDPKTGEWNGMIRAIIDNRADMGITDLTMTSERESGVDFTIPFMNLGIAILFRKPMKEPPKLFSFMSPFSGEVWLWLGLAYMGVSISMFVLGRMSPVEWDNPYPCIEEPTELENQFSFANCMWFSIGALLQQGSELAPKAFSTRAVASSWWFFTLILVSSYTANLAAFLTVESLVTPIEDADDLSENKGGVNYGAKNGGSTFTFFKDAKWPTYQKMYEYMKENPEYMTNSNQEGVDRVENSNYAFLMESTTIEYITERRCTLTQVGALLDEKGYGIAMRKNWPYRDMLSQAVLELQEQGVLTKMKTKWWKEKRGGGACSDAGDEAGALALEISNLGGVYLVLGAGAVFAALVSLLEMLLGVKERSAENQEEPESDASSLGFANLGGVYLVMFVGSCFASVYGLINCLLSVFWTARENKVNFKDELLDELRFIMQCAGNTKAVKYPQKSDANSDSAGSHKSKGSGSSLSVDSLPEDQSTHDVEAVKSKK, via the exons ATGCCAGATCTCGAGAAAATCTTTCAGCTGGCCATAGAGAAGGCAAACGAGGCGAACgaggagctgaagctgcaCGGCGTAGCGGTGGCTATTGAACCGGATAATGCATTCGAGACCTccaaaaaattgtgcaaaatgcTGCGc CAAAATTTGGTGGCAGTGCTGGGACCGAGTACAAACAAAGCCGGACGTCATGCGTTGAGTGTGTGCGATGCCAAAGAGTTGCCTTTTTTGGATACGCGCTGGGATTTTGGCGCACAGCTGCctacaataaatttgcatcCACATCCAGCGCAGCTGGGCGTGGCGCTTAAAGATTTGGTTACAGCGCTGGGCTGGGAGAGCTTCACCATTGTCTACGAGTCGGCGGAGTATCTGGTGACGGTGAATGAGCTGCTGCGCATGTATGGCACGGCAGGGCCGACAATAACACTAAGACGCTACGATCTGGACCTCAATGGCAACTATCGCAATGTGctgcggcgtatacgcaatgcggAGGATGATTCATTTGTTGTGGTCGGCTCGCTGGAAACGCTGCCCGAGCTGTTTAAGCAGGCTCAGCAGGTGGGGCTGCTTACCAGCGACTATCGCTACATCATCGCTAATCTAGACTGGCATACCATGGATCTGGAGCCGTATCAGCATGCGGATGTAAATATAACAGGGCTACGCTTGGTTTCCCCCGAAAGCGAACAGGTGCTGGAGGTGGCCAAAGCGCTGTACGAGAGCGAGGAGCCCTTTCAAAATG TGTCCTGTCCCCTGACCAGCAGCATGGCACTTGTATACGACGGCATACAGCTGCTGGCCGAGACCTACAAACATGTTAACTTCCGGCCCGTGCCGCTGAGCTGCGGGGACGACAGCTCCTGGGACAAAGGCTACACGCTCGTCAACTACATGAAGTCG CTGACGCTCAACGGCCTCACGGGCgccatacactttgactacgAGGGTCTGCGCACAGATTTCCAGCTGGAAGTGATTGAGCTTGGCGTCTCGGGCATGCTGAAAGTCGGCGAATGGAGCAGCGAGGGTGGCTTCGAAATGAAACGACCGCCATTGATGCATACACTCGAACCCGATATGCGCTCGCTGATGAACAAAAGTTTCATCGTTGTGACAGCAATT AGCGAACCCTACGGCATGTTGAAGGAAACGCCCGAGAAGCTGGAGGGCAATGCACAGTTCGAAGGCTTTGGCATTGAGCTTATCGATGAGCTGTCCAAGAAACTGGGCTTCAGCTATACTTTCTATTTGCAGCCGGACAACAAGTACGGCGGCATAGATCCCAAGACGGGCGAGTGGAACGGCATGATACGCGCCATCATAGACAAT CGCGCTGACATGGGCATTACCGATTTGACAATGACATCGGAGCGTGAGAGTGGCGTGGACTTTACCATACCATTCATGAATTTGG GCATTGCCATATTGTTTCGCAAACCAATGAAAGAGCCACCGAAACTATTTTCATTCATGTCGCCATTCTCCGGTGaggtttggctttggctaggGCTGGCCTATATGGGGGTATCCATTAGCATGTTTGTGCTGGGACGCATGTCGCCGGTGGAGTGGGACAATCCGTATCCGTGCATAGAGGAGCCAACAGAGCTGGAAAATCAATTTAGCTTTGCCAACTGCATGTGGTTTTCCATTggagcgctgctgcagcagggCTCAGAGCTGGCGCCCAA AGCGTTTTCCACGCGTGCTGTGGCTTCCTCTTGGTGGTTTTTTACGCTGATTTTGGTTTCATCGTATACAGCAAACTTGGCGGCGTTTTTGACAGTTGAATCGCTGGTAACACCCATAGAGGATGCTGATGACTTGTCGGAGAATAAGGGAGGCGTAAACTATGGTGCTAAGAATGGTGGCAGCACTTTTACGTTTTTCAAA GATGCCAAATGGCCTACATATCAAAAAATGTACGAGTATATGAAAGAGAATCCAGAGTATATGACAAACTCCAATCAGGAAGGCGTCGATCGTGTGGAGAACAGCAATTATGCTTTTTTAATGGAGTCCACAACTATAGAATATATAACTGAACGTCGCTGCACTTTGACGCAGGTGGGCGCGCTGCTTGATGAGAAAGGCTATGGCATAGCTATGCGCAAGA ATTGGCCCTATCGTGATATGTTAAGTCAGGCTGTGCTGGAGCTGCAGGAGCAAGGCGTGCTcaccaaaatgaaaacaaaatggtGGAAGGAGAAACGTGGCGGTGGCGCTTGTTCG gATGCAGGTGATGAGGCTGGCGCGCTTGCTTTGGAGATAAGCAATCTGGGTGGCGTTTATTTGGTTTTGGGTGCCGGCGCGGTGTTCGCTGCGCTCGTTTCATTGCTAGAGATGCTGCTGGGCGTTAAGGAGCGCAGCGCTGAGAATCAG GAGGAGCCCGAGTCGGATGCCAGCTCGCTGGGCTTTGCGAATTTGGGCGGCGTCTACTTGGTCATGTTTGTGGGCAGCTGCTTTGCCAGCGTTTATGGCCTGATTAACTGCCTGCTGAGCGTGTTTTGGACTGCGCGAGAGAACAAG GTGAACTTCAAGGATGAACTGCTGGATGAGCTGCGCTTTATAATGCAATGTGCTGGCAACACCAAAGCTGTTAAATATCCGCAAAAGTCGGACGCAAACTCCGACTCAGCAGGCAGCCACAAGTCTAAGGGCTCTGGCTCTTCGCTCTCAGTAGATTCGCTGCCAGAAGATCAGTCTACGCACGATGTGGAAGCcgtcaaaagcaaaaagtag